A genomic window from Brevibacillus agri includes:
- a CDS encoding SCO family protein produces the protein MPLTPTAAIRLRRLLLFLPLLVLAALVASWFWLSPSSVSAKLPDVQLQTLDGEAYSLAPKPGSIRLVELIYTRCPDICPTTTVKMVQLQKRLQAAGLMGHGIEFLTITIDPQNDTPDVLRYYVKQLGIADEGWIVLRGDEETIRTVTSSLGFFAKKTEDGFISHTSSTYLVDQNNAVIRKFGMGEDFDPEQIYQELLNLKKEG, from the coding sequence GTGCCACTCACCCCGACTGCCGCTATCCGGCTGAGACGGCTGCTGCTGTTTTTGCCGCTGCTCGTCCTCGCCGCGCTCGTCGCCTCGTGGTTTTGGCTGAGCCCGTCGTCGGTTTCGGCCAAGCTGCCGGACGTACAGCTACAGACGCTGGACGGAGAGGCTTACTCCCTCGCGCCGAAGCCCGGGAGCATCCGCCTGGTCGAGCTGATCTATACGCGCTGTCCCGACATTTGCCCGACGACCACCGTGAAAATGGTGCAACTGCAAAAACGGCTGCAAGCGGCTGGACTCATGGGGCACGGCATTGAGTTTTTGACGATTACGATCGACCCGCAAAACGATACGCCGGACGTGCTGCGCTACTACGTCAAACAGCTCGGGATTGCAGACGAAGGCTGGATTGTTTTGCGCGGCGACGAAGAGACGATTCGCACCGTGACCAGCTCTCTCGGCTTCTTTGCGAAAAAGACCGAGGACGGCTTTATCTCGCATACGTCGAGCACTTACCTCGTCGATCAAAACAACGCGGTCATCCGCAAGTTCGGGATGGGCGAGGACTTTGATCCGGAGCAAATTTATCAAGAGTTGTTGAACTTGAAGAAGGAAGGGTAA
- the ctaG gene encoding cytochrome c oxidase assembly factor CtaG codes for MTLIDLTETFGFRATWNPELILLTALIGLAYFSLTGPLRRTFPDAKPATLIQKLSFSAGLLLFYFGMGSPLNVAGHFLFSAHMLQQSILYLVMPLLLLSGTPAWLMRSLFEPRGLKQVLRVASHPIPAVLLFNALFSFYHMPVILDMAMNNLALHNLIHLLLLVAAILMWLPVIAPIPEIHRLSELQKLAYIFANGVLITPACALIIFSESALYGTYVNGPSMLCAPFFSAPIDKSMFAVPLLPLDDQRLGGIIMKLVQELTYGSVLAYVFTAWYRKEKDQPDDQLIPQ; via the coding sequence TTGACCCTCATCGACTTGACCGAAACGTTTGGCTTTCGGGCGACGTGGAACCCGGAGCTGATTTTGTTGACCGCTCTCATCGGACTTGCCTACTTTTCGCTGACAGGACCTTTGCGCCGGACGTTTCCGGACGCAAAGCCAGCCACGCTCATACAGAAACTGTCGTTTTCCGCTGGCTTGCTGCTGTTTTATTTCGGCATGGGCAGCCCGCTAAACGTCGCTGGCCACTTTTTGTTCAGTGCCCATATGCTTCAGCAGTCCATTCTCTACCTGGTGATGCCGCTGTTGCTTTTGTCTGGCACACCAGCCTGGCTCATGCGCTCGCTGTTTGAACCCAGGGGGCTGAAACAGGTTTTGCGCGTGGCGAGCCATCCGATCCCGGCCGTCCTTTTGTTCAATGCCCTATTTTCGTTTTACCACATGCCTGTTATTCTAGACATGGCGATGAACAACCTGGCCCTACATAATCTGATTCACCTGCTGCTTTTGGTTGCGGCCATTTTGATGTGGTTGCCTGTCATCGCCCCTATTCCGGAGATTCATCGGCTGTCCGAGTTGCAAAAGCTGGCCTACATTTTTGCCAACGGCGTGCTGATTACGCCAGCCTGTGCGCTCATTATTTTTTCGGAATCGGCGCTGTACGGCACGTATGTCAACGGTCCTTCCATGCTGTGTGCGCCGTTCTTCTCCGCGCCGATCGACAAATCGATGTTCGCCGTTCCGCTCCTGCCTCTGGACGATCAGCGGCTTGGCGGAATCATCATGAAGCTGGTGCAGGAGTTGACGTACGGCTCCGTTTTGGCCTATGTGTTTACCGCCTGGTACCGGAAAGAAAAAGATCAGCCGGACGATCAACTGATCCCGCAATAA
- a CDS encoding C40 family peptidase, whose amino-acid sequence MTKRDWLQKSTVAVMLSTSLLLFAEGGQAAAKTVDSQSSVKAGKIVQVATSLIGKDYKYGAVGPNSFGSAGLATYIYKQAGVTIDDTIAKLYKAGKSVSADNIQPGDLLFFSSNGKGAPAFMGIYIGNDQYIYSSQGEDAVVLKKVSDYTKKLLGARRILAEDTGTGTTPDPGQEEESNSSAIADKVIAAGKKYIGTPYEYGSSRANKKTMDCSEFTMWAYREGANIDMGNGGARSQANFVKSNGTYTTDINKLKKGDLVFFMAYKGYKESDYKGINVPKQSITHVGIYMGDDKLLHTFSKESGGVKITDFKNTHREYRFIMGGRPY is encoded by the coding sequence ATGACGAAACGAGATTGGTTGCAAAAGTCGACTGTCGCCGTCATGCTAAGCACATCCCTGCTTCTGTTCGCAGAAGGTGGACAGGCAGCAGCTAAGACTGTGGATTCGCAATCTTCTGTCAAAGCAGGAAAAATCGTGCAGGTCGCTACATCCCTGATCGGCAAAGACTACAAATACGGGGCGGTTGGTCCGAACTCGTTCGGCTCTGCGGGACTTGCTACGTACATCTACAAACAGGCCGGCGTGACGATTGACGACACGATTGCCAAGCTGTACAAAGCCGGAAAGTCCGTCTCGGCAGACAATATCCAGCCTGGAGATTTGCTGTTCTTTTCCTCGAATGGAAAAGGCGCACCTGCCTTCATGGGAATTTACATCGGAAATGACCAGTACATATACTCTTCGCAAGGCGAAGATGCGGTAGTTTTGAAAAAAGTCAGCGATTATACGAAGAAGCTGCTTGGCGCACGCCGAATTTTGGCGGAGGACACCGGCACGGGCACAACTCCGGACCCGGGTCAGGAGGAGGAGTCCAACTCTTCTGCAATCGCGGACAAGGTGATTGCGGCCGGGAAAAAATACATCGGCACACCGTATGAGTACGGCTCGTCCCGTGCGAACAAAAAGACGATGGATTGCTCCGAGTTTACGATGTGGGCGTACCGCGAAGGCGCCAATATCGACATGGGCAACGGCGGCGCGCGCTCCCAAGCCAATTTTGTGAAAAGCAACGGCACTTATACAACAGATATTAACAAGCTGAAAAAAGGCGACCTGGTCTTTTTCATGGCCTATAAAGGCTACAAGGAGTCCGACTACAAAGGCATCAACGTGCCTAAGCAAAGCATTACCCACGTCGGCATCTACATGGGTGACGACAAGCTGCTGCACACCTTCTCCAAGGAGTCTGGCGGCGTGAAAATTACCGATTTCAAAAATACGCATCGGGAATACCGCTTCATCATGGGCGGACGCCCGTATTGA
- a CDS encoding metallophosphoesterase family protein, which translates to MATYFVSDIHGQNQAFQRALRDASFSPQSGDRLYVIGDMIDRGPESKEVLFELFRLRQQHPNQVFLLKGNHEQMLEDWLLGQGNPELYLRYNGGDATIRSLLGPHPLRRAFLHSMPSAAEQEEARRLILAEYPGLLPSLSSLPLYMELPADPQSGAPAVLLVHAGIRPGIPLHEQNPEDLLWIRKPFYLYYGGDRPIVFGHTPVPRLPDYEGHGPWRRGNLVGIDGGAAYRRGILLVE; encoded by the coding sequence GTGGCCACCTATTTCGTTTCGGATATTCATGGACAGAATCAGGCTTTTCAGCGGGCATTGCGTGATGCCTCTTTTTCCCCGCAGTCAGGGGATCGGCTCTATGTGATTGGCGACATGATCGACCGCGGGCCCGAGTCCAAGGAAGTGCTGTTCGAGCTGTTCCGCCTCCGCCAGCAGCACCCGAACCAAGTCTTTCTGCTCAAAGGCAATCACGAGCAGATGCTGGAAGATTGGCTGCTTGGGCAAGGAAATCCGGAGCTTTACTTGCGCTACAACGGAGGGGATGCCACGATCCGTTCGCTGCTCGGCCCTCATCCGCTGCGCCGGGCGTTTCTGCATTCCATGCCGTCTGCCGCAGAACAGGAAGAAGCCCGGCGGTTGATTTTGGCCGAGTACCCGGGGCTGTTGCCGTCCTTGTCCAGCCTGCCTTTGTACATGGAGCTTCCGGCTGACCCGCAATCAGGAGCGCCCGCGGTTCTCCTGGTCCATGCCGGGATTCGCCCGGGAATCCCTCTGCACGAGCAAAATCCAGAAGATCTCCTGTGGATTCGGAAGCCCTTCTACCTTTATTATGGAGGAGACAGGCCGATCGTCTTCGGTCACACCCCTGTTCCCCGGTTGCCTGACTATGAGGGCCATGGGCCGTGGCGGCGGGGCAATCTCGTCGGGATTGACGGTGGAGCTGCTTACCGGCGCGGAATCTTGTTGGTAGAGTAG
- a CDS encoding cupin domain-containing protein, translated as MATSYRDYTSPNTQFTYDLRNNTFFRKDAGNFIDALGIQQLNTLGNTSLLDIFLTTGNVIEPHIHQNASELVYCVTGEAIVSIINPFTYQLLNFNIKPRQVANVPQGWWHYEVAMTDDTHLIAIFDAPVPEVIFGSDILRLTPASIWAHTYCLDEAKVKDTFAPITRTVVIGPPFGCQQGANPAPNQGQSQWQHTSSQYPHYDYSSQYSSQWPVNSYYDAAAYTQPPEYGQYTHYPELAGYTYYSPSQPQTAYPQQYGYSAAY; from the coding sequence ATGGCTACATCCTATCGGGATTACACTTCACCCAATACGCAATTCACATACGATCTGCGCAACAACACGTTTTTTCGCAAAGACGCCGGGAACTTCATTGACGCGCTCGGCATCCAGCAACTGAACACGCTTGGCAACACGTCGTTGCTCGACATTTTCCTGACGACGGGAAATGTGATTGAGCCGCATATTCACCAAAACGCTTCCGAGCTCGTCTACTGTGTGACGGGAGAGGCGATCGTTTCGATCATCAACCCGTTTACATACCAGTTGCTCAACTTCAATATCAAGCCGCGGCAAGTGGCGAACGTGCCGCAGGGCTGGTGGCACTATGAAGTAGCCATGACGGACGATACCCATCTGATCGCGATATTCGACGCGCCTGTACCGGAAGTGATTTTCGGCTCCGACATCCTGCGACTGACCCCGGCGAGCATCTGGGCACACACGTATTGCCTTGACGAAGCGAAGGTAAAAGACACCTTTGCGCCGATTACCCGGACCGTCGTCATCGGCCCGCCGTTCGGCTGCCAGCAGGGGGCAAACCCCGCTCCCAACCAGGGCCAGAGCCAATGGCAGCACACTTCCAGCCAATATCCGCACTACGACTATTCCAGTCAGTATTCCAGCCAATGGCCGGTGAACTCCTACTACGATGCTGCGGCTTACACGCAGCCGCCGGAGTACGGACAGTACACCCATTACCCGGAGCTGGCGGGCTACACCTACTATTCGCCTAGCCAGCCGCAAACTGCTTATCCACAGCAGTACGGCTACTCTGCGGCTTACTAG
- a CDS encoding ISL3 family transposase — MSNQFTTDLIGLPSFQLSHWDKTTETDWVVTLTPNPASHLCPLCLKESTNHARPGYRLLRHRFISSWGTVWVRVPVYRQRCHDCQITWTLEWDGIPYRGTATFAFRQMAVELCQKRDLLSVSKQLGICYTTLERWYYQLAPQLLAKPQDHLTPTMVCLDEFALQKGHKYGVNLMDAQSGHIWQVTEGRSREQVRQALMNWPFATPPQVVVTDLAPGMAETVRGVWKDATVVADKFHVIQLFSKSLEAARKRTRSRGTHRRGRHEQRLLHTSPDKLKPEEQEELKAWFAQDPHLERLYNALQHMRTVYAAQTEESGKEALQQWITEHLTSPTSAVRSIAKTIVQWRQSVQNYFSFRVTNAPIEGTHNKVKVIKRRAYGYRNIERFKIRIRLECKPAI, encoded by the coding sequence TTGTCTAACCAGTTTACCACAGACTTAATCGGCCTTCCATCATTTCAACTTTCCCATTGGGACAAAACGACTGAAACCGATTGGGTAGTGACTCTCACTCCCAATCCAGCCTCTCATCTGTGTCCTCTCTGCCTGAAAGAGAGCACCAATCATGCTCGCCCAGGGTACCGTCTTCTTCGTCACCGCTTTATTTCTTCATGGGGTACTGTCTGGGTACGTGTTCCTGTATATCGACAACGTTGCCACGATTGCCAGATCACCTGGACTCTCGAATGGGATGGAATTCCCTATCGAGGAACGGCTACTTTTGCGTTTCGTCAAATGGCCGTTGAGTTGTGTCAGAAGAGGGATTTGCTTAGCGTTTCCAAACAACTCGGAATCTGCTATACGACATTGGAACGGTGGTATTACCAACTGGCTCCTCAGCTTCTCGCTAAGCCCCAAGATCATCTTACGCCTACTATGGTCTGTCTGGACGAGTTTGCTCTCCAAAAAGGACACAAGTACGGTGTCAACCTCATGGATGCACAAAGCGGGCATATCTGGCAGGTTACAGAAGGGCGTTCACGTGAGCAGGTTCGTCAGGCTCTCATGAACTGGCCCTTTGCTACGCCTCCACAGGTTGTTGTGACAGACTTGGCTCCTGGAATGGCTGAGACGGTTCGCGGTGTTTGGAAGGATGCCACGGTAGTAGCGGACAAGTTCCACGTCATTCAGCTCTTCTCCAAATCGTTAGAAGCTGCTCGTAAACGTACCCGTTCGCGGGGAACTCATCGCCGGGGTAGACATGAACAACGTCTGCTCCACACATCTCCTGATAAACTGAAACCTGAGGAACAGGAGGAATTGAAAGCCTGGTTCGCTCAAGATCCCCATTTGGAACGCCTTTACAACGCTCTTCAGCACATGAGAACGGTATATGCAGCTCAGACAGAAGAGTCGGGAAAAGAAGCACTCCAACAATGGATAACCGAGCACCTCACATCTCCCACCTCTGCCGTCCGTTCGATTGCAAAAACAATCGTTCAATGGCGACAGTCGGTTCAGAATTATTTTTCGTTTCGAGTTACAAATGCTCCGATTGAAGGGACACACAACAAAGTGAAAGTCATCAAGCGACGAGCCTATGGGTATCGCAACATCGAGCGGTTCAAGATTCGAATTCGGCTGGAGTGTAAACCAGCCATATAA
- a CDS encoding thioredoxin family protein: MKKIIFFSILVAALLIGAIVYSDISNREAAAGNPYGKANLNPATIEQLKDPLYDNLIMPEELKQKIESKEDLFVYYYSPLCEHCRATTPVLVPIVKDMQIDMKKHNLLEFNASWDEFQIEFTPTLVHYKDGKEVARLVGGHEADEWKKWLEEQKKS, from the coding sequence ATGAAAAAAATTATCTTTTTTTCCATCCTGGTAGCTGCGCTGCTCATTGGCGCCATTGTGTACTCGGATATTTCCAACCGCGAGGCGGCTGCAGGCAACCCGTACGGAAAAGCCAATCTGAATCCGGCTACCATCGAGCAACTGAAAGATCCGCTGTACGACAACCTGATTATGCCAGAAGAGTTGAAGCAGAAGATCGAGAGCAAGGAAGACTTGTTCGTCTACTACTACAGCCCGCTGTGCGAGCATTGCCGCGCAACCACCCCGGTCCTCGTGCCAATCGTCAAGGACATGCAGATCGACATGAAAAAGCACAACCTGCTTGAATTTAATGCAAGCTGGGATGAGTTCCAGATCGAATTTACCCCGACCCTGGTTCACTACAAGGACGGCAAGGAAGTCGCTCGTCTGGTAGGCGGCCACGAAGCCGACGAGTGGAAGAAATGGCTGGAAGAGCAGAAAAAATCATAG
- a CDS encoding SMI1/KNR4 family protein: protein MDQFVARYKFWLPDDYRSFISQYSKAVLFQHSDYGGGYDILSLSEVIDYWKGYSIDDPHYPIIWSSHSIGALCVNQEQAGAENGYLTWISAMDPENPLDLHMSFTEWFMKLLEREGKEFWLE from the coding sequence TTGGACCAGTTCGTTGCCCGCTACAAATTTTGGCTCCCTGATGATTACCGCTCTTTTATCAGTCAATACAGCAAAGCCGTCCTGTTCCAGCACAGCGACTACGGCGGCGGCTATGACATTTTGAGCCTGTCGGAAGTGATTGACTATTGGAAAGGATACAGCATTGACGATCCGCATTACCCGATCATCTGGAGCAGTCACTCCATTGGCGCCCTTTGTGTAAACCAGGAGCAAGCCGGAGCGGAAAATGGCTACTTGACGTGGATCAGTGCGATGGACCCGGAAAACCCGCTGGACTTGCACATGAGTTTTACCGAATGGTTTATGAAACTGCTCGAACGGGAGGGGAAAGAATTTTGGTTGGAATAG
- a CDS encoding histidine phosphatase family protein, whose product MSARVQKEFPPEFIWSSTLKRASQAAGILADAVGCPVAYLDDLRERQETESIREFRARAERILSSIEENSKAYKRIAIVSHGGMITKLIESFLPLPHENNVCFHSDNTGIHLLEQTPKWKIIRFANSTAHLNGDEPAANG is encoded by the coding sequence ATGTCTGCTCGCGTGCAAAAAGAGTTTCCGCCCGAGTTTATTTGGAGCAGTACGTTGAAGCGAGCCAGTCAAGCAGCCGGGATTTTAGCCGACGCGGTCGGCTGTCCGGTAGCGTATCTGGATGACCTGAGAGAAAGGCAGGAGACGGAGAGCATACGGGAGTTCAGGGCACGCGCGGAACGCATCCTTTCTTCTATCGAGGAAAACAGCAAAGCGTACAAGCGGATTGCGATTGTTTCCCACGGCGGAATGATAACCAAACTGATAGAAAGCTTCCTTCCGTTGCCGCATGAGAATAACGTCTGCTTCCACTCTGACAACACAGGGATTCATCTGTTGGAACAGACGCCGAAATGGAAGATCATCCGGTTTGCGAACAGCACCGCTCATTTGAACGGGGACGAACCGGCTGCGAACGGATAG
- a CDS encoding FixH family protein: MKRFFTLCLSALVVLAAACSSQNDQALEASGAPVDAAFSIEPAEPVAGQPITFSVKVTQEGKPVDDAREVSFEWWKDGQEKHETIPAKLVADGVYTAQQTISEPGSYFVYYHVTARDFHNMQKTPFTVKAAASADHAATGHADGGHEHGKAAADKAHAASGVDFHLMPPDELKAQTEAAMVVHLLKDNQPFAEGTVKFEFWTGDEVKHSFVDAKETSPGQYEGRLSFPASGEYTLKVHLEKGDVHDHKDFTVTVK, translated from the coding sequence ATGAAACGCTTTTTCACGCTATGCCTGTCCGCACTGGTCGTTTTGGCTGCGGCTTGTTCCAGCCAGAACGACCAAGCGCTGGAAGCTTCCGGCGCCCCAGTTGACGCCGCTTTTTCGATAGAGCCTGCCGAGCCGGTAGCGGGTCAACCCATTACGTTTTCGGTCAAGGTGACGCAGGAAGGCAAGCCTGTGGACGATGCCCGGGAAGTGTCCTTCGAATGGTGGAAGGATGGACAGGAAAAGCACGAGACGATTCCGGCGAAACTCGTAGCCGATGGCGTCTATACGGCGCAGCAGACGATCAGCGAGCCTGGCTCCTACTTTGTCTACTACCACGTCACCGCCCGCGATTTCCACAACATGCAAAAGACGCCTTTTACCGTAAAAGCCGCAGCCAGCGCCGACCACGCCGCTACGGGTCATGCAGACGGCGGACACGAGCACGGCAAAGCAGCCGCAGACAAAGCGCATGCAGCCAGTGGAGTCGACTTTCACTTGATGCCTCCAGACGAGCTCAAGGCGCAAACCGAAGCGGCCATGGTCGTTCATCTGCTAAAAGACAACCAGCCATTTGCGGAAGGTACGGTCAAGTTCGAGTTTTGGACGGGAGATGAGGTGAAGCACAGCTTCGTCGATGCGAAAGAAACGAGTCCCGGGCAGTACGAAGGCCGCCTCTCCTTCCCCGCTTCCGGGGAATACACGCTGAAGGTCCATCTGGAAAAAGGCGACGTGCACGACCACAAAGATTTCACCGTGACGGTCAAGTAA
- a CDS encoding CapA family protein: MKKKVTIAAVGDILMWKEQVACAKLASVDQYSFADMFAPLAPILSGADLTIGNLETTFSGKGQPYQIGSARTGYPRFNCPDELARDLKQVGFDVVTTVNNHCLDGGPNGLCRTLDVLDRYKLAHTGTYRSPQEASIPFVREVNGIRIALLAYTYGTNKQVIPAHMPWLANLIRRDAILQDIAAIRPLVDLVIVALHFGVEFRYTPTANQRLLVQSLLYHGADVILGAHPHVLQPVVTPAISLAGGRKKRTLVAYSLGNFTSEKMLHFDQSQIGAILRFSVEKDAHGQVAIGQISVIPTYCQRFLQGGRVRFRVIPIRSYLKHPDPHLPLLQRKKLRLLWNRAIQIIGRKPSILIE, from the coding sequence ATGAAAAAGAAGGTCACCATCGCCGCTGTAGGCGATATCCTCATGTGGAAGGAGCAGGTGGCTTGCGCCAAGCTGGCTTCTGTGGATCAGTATTCCTTTGCGGATATGTTCGCTCCGCTCGCCCCCATCCTGTCAGGCGCTGACTTGACGATCGGCAATCTGGAGACAACGTTTTCCGGCAAAGGCCAGCCCTACCAGATCGGCTCGGCACGAACTGGCTATCCTCGGTTCAACTGTCCCGACGAGCTGGCGCGCGACCTGAAGCAAGTCGGCTTTGACGTCGTGACGACCGTGAACAACCACTGTCTGGACGGAGGGCCAAACGGACTTTGCCGCACACTGGACGTCCTGGATCGCTACAAGCTTGCGCACACAGGCACGTACCGCTCCCCGCAGGAGGCGAGCATTCCCTTTGTCCGGGAAGTGAACGGCATCCGCATCGCGCTGCTCGCTTACACGTACGGAACGAACAAACAGGTCATTCCCGCCCACATGCCATGGCTCGCCAATCTCATCCGCCGCGACGCCATTTTGCAGGACATCGCCGCCATCCGCCCGCTCGTCGACCTCGTGATCGTTGCGCTGCATTTTGGCGTGGAATTCCGCTACACCCCGACAGCGAACCAGCGCCTGCTTGTGCAAAGTCTCCTCTACCACGGCGCCGACGTCATTCTCGGCGCGCATCCGCACGTCCTGCAACCCGTCGTCACCCCGGCGATCTCGCTTGCGGGTGGCAGAAAAAAGCGCACACTCGTCGCCTACTCGCTCGGCAATTTCACTTCCGAGAAAATGCTGCACTTCGATCAGTCACAGATTGGGGCCATTCTGCGCTTTTCTGTGGAAAAGGATGCCCACGGGCAGGTCGCCATCGGACAAATCTCCGTCATCCCGACCTACTGCCAGCGCTTCCTGCAAGGAGGCCGCGTCCGTTTTCGGGTCATTCCCATCCGTTCGTACTTGAAGCATCCCGATCCGCACCTTCCCCTGCTGCAACGAAAAAAGCTGCGGCTCCTGTGGAACCGCGCGATTCAAATCATCGGCCGTAAGCCAAGTATTTTGATCGAGTAA
- a CDS encoding UDP-N-acetylmuramoyl-tripeptide--D-alanyl-D-alanine ligase, whose protein sequence is MSVKKKGKKTKRGPSKTVILNKPVIAVTGSAGKTTTKEMIYAILQRRMPTYRSMYNKNFLGNTRAHVSRLRDEHKAAVLEFGILRSGHIRQHCQIIQPNLGVITNIGTAHIGNFGGDIGRLAMAKSELIRNMKSTGIVFLNWDCPYSRQFTQQPFAGTFAGRFVTFGVEQEAHYRADSIAQEEGGISFVCSFQQQREAMFIPILGEHNVYNALAAIAVAHTLGIPFQEIREGLRRFQPQRKRLVSYRLAHNVQVLDDTYSSNPDAAKAAIDVLSQSGHSTKIAVLASMLEMGCYEVRGHEEVGEYLSQKNVDYLYTLGRSARHIARAAIRAGFPANRVMHCPNKEVLHRSLAKRMKPDTTFLVKGSHRLKMGETVQFLCNVLARGKRKPR, encoded by the coding sequence ATGTCAGTGAAAAAGAAAGGGAAAAAGACAAAAAGAGGGCCGTCAAAGACGGTGATTCTGAACAAGCCGGTGATCGCGGTGACGGGAAGCGCCGGAAAAACGACGACGAAAGAAATGATCTATGCGATTTTACAAAGACGCATGCCCACGTATCGTTCGATGTACAACAAGAACTTTTTGGGCAATACGAGAGCGCATGTCAGCCGTTTGCGGGACGAGCACAAAGCGGCCGTGCTTGAATTCGGGATATTGAGGAGTGGACATATTCGCCAGCATTGCCAGATCATTCAGCCGAATCTGGGGGTTATAACGAACATAGGCACTGCGCACATCGGCAATTTCGGCGGAGACATCGGACGGCTCGCCATGGCAAAATCCGAGCTGATCCGCAACATGAAGTCTACCGGTATCGTCTTTCTCAATTGGGATTGTCCATACTCGCGCCAGTTTACCCAGCAGCCTTTTGCAGGGACGTTTGCTGGTAGATTCGTTACGTTCGGGGTCGAGCAGGAAGCGCATTATCGGGCGGACAGCATTGCGCAGGAGGAAGGCGGAATTTCCTTCGTCTGCTCGTTTCAGCAGCAAAGGGAGGCGATGTTCATTCCGATTTTGGGAGAACACAACGTGTACAATGCGCTGGCGGCGATTGCGGTTGCGCATACACTCGGCATCCCGTTCCAGGAAATTCGGGAGGGGCTGCGCCGGTTCCAGCCGCAGCGGAAGCGGCTCGTCAGCTATCGGTTGGCCCACAATGTCCAGGTGCTGGACGATACGTACAGCTCCAATCCGGATGCGGCCAAGGCGGCGATTGATGTGCTCAGCCAGTCTGGACACAGCACCAAAATAGCCGTGCTGGCGAGCATGCTGGAGATGGGCTGCTACGAAGTGCGAGGGCACGAGGAAGTCGGGGAGTATTTGAGTCAAAAAAATGTGGATTATTTGTACACGTTGGGGAGAAGTGCCCGCCATATTGCGCGCGCGGCCATCCGGGCAGGCTTTCCCGCGAACCGGGTCATGCATTGCCCGAACAAAGAGGTCTTGCACCGCAGTCTCGCCAAAAGAATGAAGCCCGACACTACTTTTTTGGTAAAAGGCTCGCATCGGCTGAAAATGGGAGAAACCGTACAGTTTTTGTGCAATGTGCTTGCGAGAGGGAAGCGAAAACCTCGGTAG
- a CDS encoding disulfide oxidoreductase, translating to MKRQQVMEQSMFAAWGVSLIATAGSLFFSEVLKYIPCDLCWYQRILMYPLIILLGVASAKKDYKMSSYALILSLIGGCISLYHYLIQKVPALHELGNACGIVPCNTDYINWFGFITIPFLALVAFTLISILLFIVMKNAKEI from the coding sequence ATGAAACGTCAACAAGTGATGGAACAATCCATGTTTGCGGCATGGGGCGTGTCCCTGATTGCCACAGCGGGAAGCCTGTTTTTTTCGGAAGTATTGAAGTACATACCGTGCGATCTGTGCTGGTACCAGCGAATCTTGATGTATCCGCTCATCATTTTGCTGGGGGTGGCCTCCGCCAAAAAAGATTACAAGATGTCATCATACGCCCTGATTCTTTCGCTGATCGGCGGCTGCATCTCCCTCTACCATTACCTGATTCAAAAGGTGCCTGCCCTGCATGAGCTGGGCAACGCTTGCGGTATCGTGCCTTGCAATACGGACTACATCAACTGGTTCGGCTTTATCACGATTCCGTTTTTGGCGCTGGTCGCCTTTACGCTGATTAGCATTCTGCTGTTCATCGTCATGAAAAACGCAAAGGAGATTTGA
- a CDS encoding CarD family transcriptional regulator: protein MFHVGDKIFYPMHGAGVVEAVEEKEFLGEKQLYYVLNMLQKELNIMVPVEKMSALGIRMVVEAGILDEVLAIMQAESPDSTLNAAQRYKQNTEKMKSGDIYEQAEVIRDLWRISQGRILGTSDKLMLDNAQQMMVSEIALVKNVDIERATQLLRHALSEEPLAQPGAAVSKVHAG, encoded by the coding sequence ATGTTTCATGTAGGTGACAAGATTTTTTACCCGATGCACGGGGCAGGCGTAGTCGAGGCAGTGGAAGAAAAAGAATTCCTGGGTGAAAAGCAGCTCTATTATGTGCTCAACATGCTGCAAAAAGAGTTGAATATCATGGTCCCTGTTGAAAAAATGTCCGCACTGGGCATTCGCATGGTCGTAGAGGCTGGCATTTTGGATGAAGTGTTGGCGATCATGCAGGCAGAGAGCCCTGACTCCACGTTGAATGCGGCACAGAGATACAAGCAGAATACAGAAAAAATGAAGAGCGGCGATATTTATGAGCAGGCGGAAGTGATCCGTGATTTGTGGCGGATCAGCCAGGGCAGAATATTGGGCACGAGTGACAAGTTGATGCTAGACAATGCCCAGCAGATGATGGTCAGTGAAATTGCTCTCGTAAAAAATGTGGACATCGAGCGGGCTACGCAATTGCTGCGTCATGCGCTGTCTGAAGAACCGCTGGCCCAGCCAGGGGCAGCGGTATCAAAAGTGCATGCGGGGTAA